A window of the Streptomyces sp. JB150 genome harbors these coding sequences:
- a CDS encoding MBL fold metallo-hydrolase has translation MTVTWEELGWERLATGVGRCRLPGWDCTAGLVLGEGTALLIDAGSGLAEGARLRAEAEEISGRRVTHLALTHPHFDHVFGAAALAGAEVYGAVGVDAALTSRRAREELRADAVRNGLDEATAAEAAGALAAPRHHVSGEWTLDLGGGRQVLLANVGPGHTAHDLAVLVPGETEVVFCGDLVEESGEPQAGPDAVPSRWPDALDRLLALGGEDALYVPGHGAVVDAAFVRRQRDALAARFGVSR, from the coding sequence ATGACGGTGACTTGGGAAGAGCTGGGGTGGGAACGGCTGGCGACCGGGGTCGGCCGGTGCCGCCTGCCGGGCTGGGACTGCACGGCGGGCCTGGTCCTGGGCGAGGGCACGGCGCTGCTGATCGACGCGGGATCCGGCCTCGCGGAGGGCGCCCGGCTGCGGGCCGAGGCGGAGGAGATCTCCGGCCGGCGTGTGACCCATCTCGCGCTCACCCACCCCCACTTCGACCATGTCTTCGGCGCCGCCGCGCTGGCGGGCGCGGAGGTGTACGGGGCGGTCGGCGTGGACGCGGCGCTCACCTCGCGGCGGGCCCGGGAGGAGCTGCGGGCCGACGCCGTACGCAACGGCCTGGACGAGGCGACGGCGGCCGAGGCCGCGGGCGCGCTGGCCGCGCCCCGCCATCACGTCTCCGGCGAGTGGACCCTCGACCTGGGCGGCGGCCGCCAGGTCCTGCTGGCGAACGTCGGCCCCGGGCACACCGCGCACGACCTGGCCGTCCTCGTCCCCGGCGAGACGGAGGTCGTGTTCTGCGGCGACCTGGTCGAGGAGTCCGGCGAGCCCCAGGCCGGCCCCGACGCCGTCCCGTCCCGCTGGCCGGACGCCCTGGACCGCCTGCTGGCCCTCGGCGGCGAGGACGCGCTCTACGTGCCCGGCCACGGCGCGGTGGTCGACGCGGCGTTCGTGCGGCGCCAGCGCGACGCCCTGGCGGCCCGTTTCGGCGTGTCGCGCTGA
- a CDS encoding DUF3097 domain-containing protein, which yields MRQYSPDLTPPWKKPQPVPEVPAEPGLVVEEPATGFCGAVIRCEAGTVTLEDRFGKHRVFPLEPRGFLLEGKVVTLVRPPSGAPVRPARTASGSVAVPGARARVARAGRIYVEGRHDAELVEKVWGDDLRIEGVVVEYLEGVDDLPAVVDSFAPGPDARLGVLVDHLVPGSKEWRIAQSVTSEHALVVGHPYIDIWQAVKPSALGIPAWPEVPKGQDWKTGVCRALRWPSDNTGAVWQAILKRVESYKDLEPELLGRVEELIDFVTAPPA from the coding sequence ATGCGCCAGTACTCCCCCGACCTGACCCCGCCCTGGAAGAAGCCCCAGCCGGTCCCCGAGGTCCCGGCCGAGCCCGGCCTGGTGGTCGAGGAGCCCGCGACCGGCTTCTGCGGCGCGGTCATCCGCTGTGAGGCGGGCACGGTCACCCTGGAGGACCGCTTCGGCAAGCACCGGGTGTTCCCGCTGGAGCCGCGCGGCTTCCTGCTGGAGGGCAAGGTGGTCACCCTCGTCCGGCCACCGTCCGGCGCTCCGGTACGGCCCGCCCGCACCGCCTCCGGCTCCGTGGCCGTCCCCGGCGCCCGCGCCCGCGTGGCCCGCGCCGGCCGTATCTACGTCGAGGGCCGCCACGACGCCGAGCTGGTCGAGAAGGTGTGGGGCGACGACCTGCGCATCGAGGGCGTCGTCGTGGAGTACCTGGAGGGCGTCGACGACCTCCCGGCGGTCGTCGACTCCTTCGCCCCCGGACCGGACGCCCGCCTCGGCGTCCTCGTGGACCACCTGGTGCCGGGCTCCAAGGAGTGGCGGATCGCCCAGTCGGTCACCAGCGAACACGCCCTCGTGGTCGGCCACCCGTACATCGACATCTGGCAGGCGGTGAAACCGTCGGCCCTGGGCATCCCGGCCTGGCCCGAGGTCCCGAAGGGCCAGGACTGGAAGACCGGCGTGTGCCGGGCCCTGCGCTGGCCGTCGGACAACACCGGGGCGGTGTGGCAGGCGATCCTGAAGCGGGTGGAGTCCTACAAGGATCTGGAGCCGGAACTGCTGGGCCGGGTGGAGGAATTGATCGACTTCGTCACGGCACCACCGGCCTAG
- a CDS encoding caspase family protein, with protein sequence MPSPAGSRAVLIGVSRYDHLTDVPNVERNLGDLRRLLTSPRSWNLPEENCLVIPDPADDQQVLVAVQKAAEQATDALLVYYAGHGQIDSDEEEFFLTLPGSRPHTMWTGIEYRYLRREIQKSRARARIVILDCCYADRATMSGEDIDLAEKAAADGTCVLAAAAGKARFEEAERHTFFTGELLDILTHGVPGGPPLLDADSVFRVARDNLVRRGKPRPTMKTSNTAAAVPLACNTQYASPADVPRQPARKQPSSPPVEAEDTTVHFTRRHSCLAGLLLLFALLLVLAAGGLTVGDPLLVYKGFRGRIPAGDPREDVIAYSVLSVLAVGWLGFRFLFAPYELRISAEGVQVRRRSDERWVARYSWHRVLEARVEWVPARRHGHGPFLLLLRLREGTPAQLPRAARRAGRRWGLDGSCVADLGRLACTPHEVDQALERFAPRDVWTRTQAAQRAGYTAPTPTEIRPATTLHGTTRRALLGVLTLVLTAIALIPAVIVPATVPARYGWAFVPMTLWTLFLLVPALLPALLLWHGGSLSIGPDGISHSSRRGTRHWTWDRIDRVGIVSWRRRTPASGAVFLRPRDLPSSRPAKGVDALLAPLEARFGGVLVCDLFSMGISREEFETVVRRYAGDLWDPHPRPHGIVRDDQHAAHYEGDFAGPRSWVAAIGAVTATSVLGGIAGNLVGDPHSTDPWLGGVMAYTFLLAGCLPFLVLRSRLTVRIDHRTFVLESRARRLTIPWDHVDATERLTSGSGKNTPDDVVLWLRPEDASGYRGYWRLGAHLKGVELRIATLRSKGAMDIPAEQVDAALRRFGPERFRSGAPAAGSAGLPPDQGSPAEDTPRRP encoded by the coding sequence ATGCCCAGCCCCGCCGGGAGCCGTGCCGTGCTCATCGGCGTCAGCCGTTACGACCACCTGACCGACGTGCCCAACGTGGAGCGCAACCTGGGGGACCTGCGGCGCCTGCTGACCAGCCCCCGGTCGTGGAACCTGCCCGAGGAGAACTGCCTCGTCATCCCCGACCCCGCCGATGACCAGCAGGTGCTCGTGGCAGTGCAGAAGGCCGCGGAGCAGGCCACCGATGCCCTGCTGGTCTACTACGCGGGCCACGGCCAGATCGACTCCGACGAGGAGGAGTTCTTCCTCACTCTCCCCGGCAGCCGGCCCCACACCATGTGGACCGGCATCGAGTACCGGTATCTGCGCCGTGAAATCCAGAAGTCGAGAGCCCGGGCGCGCATAGTCATCCTGGACTGCTGTTACGCCGATCGCGCCACGATGAGCGGTGAGGACATCGACCTGGCCGAGAAAGCCGCGGCCGACGGCACCTGCGTCCTGGCCGCAGCCGCGGGGAAAGCCCGGTTCGAAGAGGCGGAGCGCCACACCTTCTTCACCGGGGAGCTGCTCGACATCCTGACGCATGGCGTTCCGGGCGGGCCCCCGCTGCTGGACGCCGACAGCGTGTTCCGGGTCGCCCGCGACAACCTGGTCCGGCGTGGAAAGCCCAGGCCGACCATGAAAACGAGCAACACGGCCGCCGCTGTGCCGCTGGCCTGCAATACGCAGTACGCGTCGCCCGCCGACGTCCCACGGCAACCGGCACGGAAGCAGCCTTCCAGCCCACCGGTCGAGGCGGAGGACACCACGGTGCACTTCACCCGACGCCACAGCTGCCTGGCCGGGTTGCTCCTGCTGTTCGCCCTCCTTCTGGTCCTGGCCGCCGGCGGCCTCACCGTCGGTGATCCCCTCTTGGTCTACAAGGGCTTCAGAGGTCGGATCCCCGCCGGAGATCCGCGTGAGGACGTGATCGCCTACAGCGTGCTGTCGGTGTTGGCAGTCGGCTGGCTCGGCTTCCGGTTCCTGTTCGCCCCGTACGAGCTGCGTATCTCCGCGGAGGGTGTTCAGGTGCGGCGTAGATCGGACGAACGGTGGGTGGCCCGCTACTCCTGGCACCGCGTCCTCGAGGCCCGCGTCGAGTGGGTGCCGGCACGTCGACACGGGCACGGACCGTTTCTGCTCTTGCTCCGGTTGCGTGAGGGAACGCCTGCCCAGCTTCCGCGGGCGGCCCGGCGCGCCGGGCGACGGTGGGGGCTCGACGGTTCCTGCGTCGCCGATCTGGGCCGTCTCGCCTGCACACCGCACGAGGTCGACCAGGCCCTCGAACGCTTCGCTCCCCGCGACGTGTGGACCCGGACGCAGGCGGCTCAACGCGCCGGATACACCGCCCCCACGCCCACCGAGATCCGCCCGGCGACGACGCTGCACGGCACGACGCGCCGCGCACTCCTGGGCGTCCTCACCCTTGTCCTCACCGCCATCGCCCTGATCCCCGCCGTGATCGTCCCCGCCACCGTCCCCGCACGGTACGGATGGGCGTTCGTCCCGATGACCCTGTGGACGCTCTTCCTGCTGGTCCCCGCGCTGCTGCCGGCCCTGCTGCTGTGGCATGGCGGAAGCCTGTCCATCGGTCCCGACGGCATCTCTCACTCGAGCAGGCGCGGCACCCGGCACTGGACCTGGGACCGGATCGACCGCGTCGGCATCGTGTCCTGGCGGCGGCGCACCCCGGCGAGCGGGGCCGTGTTCCTCAGGCCGCGCGACCTGCCGTCGTCCCGTCCGGCCAAAGGCGTCGACGCGCTGCTCGCCCCCCTGGAAGCCCGATTCGGTGGCGTCCTCGTCTGCGACCTTTTCTCCATGGGGATCTCCCGTGAGGAATTCGAAACTGTCGTCCGCCGGTATGCCGGGGACCTGTGGGACCCCCACCCCCGCCCGCACGGGATCGTCCGGGACGACCAGCACGCGGCCCACTACGAAGGCGACTTCGCGGGGCCGCGTAGCTGGGTGGCGGCGATCGGTGCCGTCACAGCGACGTCCGTCCTCGGCGGCATCGCCGGGAACCTGGTCGGGGACCCTCACTCCACCGACCCTTGGCTCGGCGGAGTGATGGCCTACACGTTCCTGCTCGCCGGCTGCCTCCCGTTCCTCGTGCTGCGCTCCCGGCTCACCGTGCGGATCGACCACCGGACGTTCGTCCTCGAGTCACGCGCCCGCCGGCTGACCATCCCCTGGGACCATGTCGACGCGACGGAGCGCCTCACCTCGGGGTCCGGCAAGAACACGCCCGACGACGTGGTCCTGTGGCTTCGTCCCGAGGACGCCTCCGGCTACCGCGGCTACTGGCGGTTGGGAGCGCACCTGAAGGGAGTCGAGCTGCGCATCGCCACCCTCCGTTCCAAGGGAGCCATGGACATCCCCGCCGAGCAGGTGGACGCCGCACTGCGGCGGTTCGGCCCGGAGCGCTTCCGGTCCGGCGCGCCCGCGGCCGGAAGCGCAGGCCTCCCCCCTGACCAGGGCAGCCCGGCGGAGGACACGCCCCGGCGTCCGTGA
- the hemW gene encoding radical SAM family heme chaperone HemW: MPSALPDGEPVPADGALPASALAGAAGRPLGFYLHVPYCATRCGYCDFNTYTATELRGTGGVLASRDNYADTLVEEIRLARKVLGDDPREVRTVFVGGGTPTLLAAADLVRMLGAIRDEFGLAADAEVTTEANPESVDPAYLAELREGGFNRISFGMQSARQHVLKVLDRTHTPGRPEACVAEARAAGFAHVNLDLIYGTPGESDDDWRASLDAALGAGPDHISAYALIVEEGTQLARRIRRGEIPMTDDDVHADRYLIAEERLTAAGFDWYEVSNWATSEAGRCLHNELYWRGADWWGAGPGAHSHVGGVRWWNVKHPGAYAAALAQGRSPGAGRELLSEEDRRVERILLELRLREGAPLSLLHEEGLKASRRALSQGLLQAEPYERGHAVLTLRGRLLADAVVRDLVD, encoded by the coding sequence ATGCCTTCCGCACTCCCCGACGGCGAGCCCGTCCCCGCCGACGGCGCGCTGCCCGCGTCCGCGCTCGCCGGGGCCGCCGGCCGCCCCCTCGGGTTCTACCTGCACGTCCCCTACTGCGCGACCCGCTGCGGCTACTGCGACTTCAACACCTACACCGCCACCGAGCTGCGCGGCACCGGCGGCGTCCTCGCCTCCCGCGACAACTACGCCGACACGCTCGTCGAGGAGATCCGGCTCGCCCGCAAGGTCCTCGGCGACGACCCGCGCGAGGTCCGCACCGTCTTCGTCGGCGGCGGTACGCCCACCCTGCTGGCCGCCGCCGATCTCGTACGGATGCTGGGGGCGATCCGCGACGAGTTCGGGCTCGCGGCCGACGCGGAGGTGACGACGGAGGCGAACCCGGAGTCCGTGGACCCCGCCTACCTCGCCGAGCTGCGGGAGGGCGGCTTCAACCGGATCTCCTTCGGCATGCAGAGCGCGCGGCAGCACGTGCTGAAGGTGCTGGACCGCACGCACACCCCCGGGCGCCCCGAGGCATGCGTAGCCGAGGCCCGCGCGGCCGGCTTCGCGCACGTCAACCTCGACCTGATCTACGGCACCCCCGGCGAGTCCGACGACGACTGGCGCGCCTCCCTGGACGCCGCCCTCGGCGCCGGCCCGGACCACATCTCGGCGTACGCCCTGATCGTCGAGGAGGGCACCCAGCTGGCCCGGCGGATCCGCCGCGGCGAGATCCCGATGACCGACGACGACGTCCACGCCGACCGCTACCTGATCGCCGAGGAGCGGCTCACGGCCGCGGGCTTCGACTGGTACGAGGTCTCCAACTGGGCCACCTCCGAGGCGGGCCGCTGCCTGCACAACGAGCTGTACTGGCGCGGCGCGGACTGGTGGGGTGCGGGCCCCGGCGCCCACTCGCACGTCGGCGGCGTGCGCTGGTGGAACGTGAAGCACCCCGGCGCGTACGCGGCGGCACTCGCGCAGGGGCGCTCCCCGGGCGCCGGCCGGGAACTGCTCTCCGAGGAGGACCGCCGGGTCGAGCGCATCCTCCTGGAACTGCGCCTGCGCGAGGGCGCCCCGCTGAGCCTCCTCCACGAGGAGGGCCTGAAGGCATCCCGCCGAGCGCTGTCCCAGGGACTGCTCCAGGCGGAACCGTACGAGCGGGGGCACGCGGTACTGACCCTGCGGGGGCGGTTGCTGGCGGACGCGGTGGTCAGGGATCTGGTGGACTGA
- a CDS encoding ATP-binding SpoIIE family protein phosphatase, with protein sequence MGAIPTQRESSRPSETDAVLAHPPERWEARATLAGGPHAPGAARRLLRTALREWADLGLPGADRAGEDAAVVVSELVTNAVVHAGTDVDLVCRLEPDTGALVVEISDRHPSRAPRDGAADPGHGTPEYGRGLRLVAALCESWGVTYRRGAKTVWARLTGEDHPNPDDSGPGSGSGSVSGTGDSLATAGLLAPVRAERDREWLGRGALSFLAEASDLLAGQLDEDLVAALTGQLLVPRLADWCAIWLEDESMGRGRRTDAGTGVPGPRLARVWHASEDHMENLRLALEKEPPPVNDEPDAGGPMPYPWPAEALDPPARPGPPRPATGPTAPATEGTAPSEGTTYGGGGTASAEGQGGTALAFRLVAGGRPLGSLVVGRAGTDALPGEVTGLVEDLSRRVALAIGAARQYARQVTISAVLQRGLLPGAVAEIPGMRSALVHEPCDKGGPSGDFYDLFPAGDGRWCFAVGDVQGKGPEAAVVIGLARPWLRLLAREGYRVADVLDRLNQLLLDDATEAADAAARALAGPVAPGDGPQTRFLSLLYGELVPFDGGVRCTLAAAGHPLPLLLGPDGAVRTVARPQTLLGVVEDETYTGETFELRPGDTLLCVTDGVTERRCGTRQFDDGDGLAAALAGCAGLSAELIAERIRQQVHDFGGTPPEDDLALLVLQAERPS encoded by the coding sequence ATGGGGGCCATACCGACACAGCGGGAGTCTTCGAGGCCCTCGGAGACCGACGCCGTCCTCGCGCACCCGCCCGAACGGTGGGAGGCCCGCGCGACCCTGGCCGGCGGCCCCCACGCGCCGGGCGCCGCCCGCCGGCTGCTGCGCACCGCGTTACGCGAGTGGGCCGACCTCGGACTGCCCGGCGCCGACCGGGCCGGCGAGGACGCGGCCGTGGTCGTCAGCGAGCTGGTCACCAACGCCGTCGTGCACGCCGGCACCGACGTGGACCTCGTCTGCCGGCTGGAGCCGGACACCGGCGCGCTCGTCGTCGAGATCTCCGACCGCCACCCCTCCCGCGCCCCGCGCGACGGCGCCGCCGACCCCGGCCACGGCACCCCCGAGTACGGCCGCGGCCTGCGCCTCGTCGCCGCCCTCTGCGAATCCTGGGGCGTCACCTACCGCCGGGGCGCCAAGACGGTGTGGGCGCGCCTGACCGGCGAGGACCACCCGAACCCGGACGACTCCGGTCCCGGGTCGGGTTCCGGCTCCGTTTCCGGCACCGGAGACTCCCTCGCGACCGCGGGGCTCCTCGCCCCCGTACGCGCCGAACGCGACCGCGAGTGGCTCGGACGCGGTGCGCTCTCCTTCCTCGCCGAGGCGTCCGACCTGCTCGCCGGGCAGCTCGACGAGGACCTGGTCGCCGCGCTCACCGGCCAGCTGCTCGTGCCCCGGCTCGCCGACTGGTGCGCGATCTGGCTGGAGGACGAGTCCATGGGCCGCGGCCGCCGCACCGACGCCGGCACCGGCGTCCCCGGCCCCCGCCTGGCCCGCGTCTGGCACGCCAGCGAGGACCACATGGAGAACCTGCGCCTGGCCCTGGAGAAGGAACCGCCCCCGGTGAACGACGAACCCGACGCCGGCGGCCCGATGCCCTATCCCTGGCCGGCCGAGGCGCTGGACCCGCCCGCCCGGCCGGGCCCACCGCGGCCCGCCACAGGCCCGACCGCCCCCGCCACCGAGGGCACCGCCCCCTCCGAGGGCACCACCTACGGTGGCGGAGGCACAGCGAGCGCCGAAGGGCAGGGAGGCACGGCCCTCGCCTTCCGGCTCGTCGCCGGCGGGCGTCCCCTCGGCTCGCTCGTCGTCGGACGGGCCGGGACCGACGCGCTGCCCGGTGAGGTCACCGGGCTGGTCGAGGACCTCAGCCGCAGGGTGGCGCTGGCCATCGGGGCGGCCCGGCAGTACGCCCGGCAGGTCACCATCAGCGCCGTGCTCCAGCGCGGACTGCTGCCCGGCGCGGTCGCCGAGATCCCCGGCATGCGCAGCGCCCTCGTCCACGAGCCCTGCGACAAGGGCGGACCCAGCGGCGACTTCTACGACCTGTTCCCCGCGGGCGACGGCCGCTGGTGCTTCGCCGTGGGAGACGTCCAGGGCAAGGGCCCCGAGGCGGCCGTCGTCATCGGACTGGCCCGCCCCTGGCTGCGGCTGCTCGCCCGCGAGGGCTACCGCGTCGCCGACGTCCTCGACCGCCTCAACCAGCTCCTCCTCGACGACGCCACCGAGGCCGCGGACGCCGCCGCCCGCGCCCTGGCCGGCCCGGTCGCCCCCGGCGACGGCCCGCAGACCCGCTTCCTGTCCCTCCTCTACGGCGAGCTGGTCCCCTTCGACGGCGGCGTCCGCTGCACCCTCGCCGCCGCCGGACACCCGCTGCCCCTCCTCCTCGGCCCCGACGGCGCAGTCCGCACCGTCGCCCGCCCGCAGACCCTGCTCGGCGTCGTCGAGGACGAGACGTACACCGGCGAGACCTTCGAGCTGCGCCCCGGCGACACCCTGCTCTGCGTGACCGACGGCGTCACCGAGCGCCGCTGCGGCACCCGCCAGTTCGACGACGGCGACGGGCTGGCGGCGGCGCTGGCCGGCTGCGCGGGGCTGAGCGCGGAGCTGATCGCCGAACGGATCCGGCAGCAGGTGCACGACTTCGGCGGCACCCCGCCCGAGGACGATCTCGCGCTGCTCGTCCTCCAGGCGGAGCGACCGTCGTAG